In Methanobacterium sp. Maddingley MBC34, a single genomic region encodes these proteins:
- a CDS encoding hypothetical protein (PFAM: Uncharacterized protein conserved in archaea (DUF2096)), translated as MSELPAEQTWLVLVELLTDLRKKDKEIPKKITKNIQIAKTIINFYKVDPTDPERQVEVKRINESLTSIQNSLMNLAEELSSEYADKWMDKLLRASRGEVVYPQKKTDSKFVVGAPSGFSMVRMNFKVPLSEDRVQEIAEYENVIIEFEEDNLLIVYGDKENIKKSLQELSSFFKEQLKEME; from the coding sequence ATGAGCGAATTACCCGCAGAACAGACATGGCTGGTACTGGTGGAACTTCTCACTGATCTTAGAAAGAAGGATAAGGAAATCCCCAAAAAAATCACTAAAAACATCCAGATTGCCAAAACCATCATTAACTTCTACAAGGTGGATCCCACTGACCCTGAAAGACAGGTAGAGGTAAAGCGAATCAATGAATCTTTAACCTCAATCCAGAATTCTCTCATGAATTTAGCTGAAGAATTAAGTTCAGAATATGCAGATAAATGGATGGATAAACTTTTAAGAGCCTCTAGAGGAGAAGTAGTATATCCTCAGAAGAAAACCGACTCCAAATTCGTGGTAGGTGCCCCTTCCGGATTTTCCATGGTCCGAATGAACTTCAAAGTACCCCTCTCAGAGGATAGGGTTCAGGAAATCGCAGAATATGAAAATGTTATTATCGAATTTGAGGAAGATAATCTGTTAATAGTTTATGGAGACAAAGAAAACATCAAAAAAAGCCTCCAGGAACTTTCCTCATTCTTCAAGGAACAATTAAAAGAAATGGAATAA